A window of Amycolatopsis australiensis contains these coding sequences:
- a CDS encoding glycosyltransferase family 4 protein, which produces MKIAMVSEHANPLAALGEADAGGQNVHVAELSAALARAGHDVTVYTRRESLDEPPEVRTPQGYRVVHVPAGPPRKEPKDNLLPYMGEFGSFLRDRWSAERPDVAHAHFWMSGLATELAASATGTPVAQTFHALGVVKKRYQGAKDTSPADRIRLERIIGRQAGRVIATCSDEVFELSRLGVPRSRISIVPCGVDLGRFTPDGPVARRREKHRLVTVGRLVPRKGFDIAITALAQLPETELVVAGGPERGRLTQDPEARRLRELAERLGVGDRVRWPGQVSREDMPALLRSADAVVCTPWYEPFGIVPLEAMACGVPVVAAAVGGLTDTVVDGVTGLLVRPHQPKELASRVRRLLDDPALCHAYGTAGHDRAVARYSWDRVAADTLRAYHKLVPETAMTAEAR; this is translated from the coding sequence ATGAAGATCGCGATGGTGTCCGAGCACGCCAACCCGCTGGCCGCACTGGGCGAAGCCGACGCCGGCGGGCAGAACGTGCACGTCGCCGAGCTGTCGGCCGCGCTCGCGCGCGCCGGCCACGACGTCACTGTCTACACGCGCCGGGAGAGCCTCGACGAGCCGCCGGAGGTGCGGACGCCCCAGGGGTACCGCGTCGTGCACGTGCCCGCCGGACCGCCGCGCAAGGAGCCGAAGGACAACCTCCTGCCCTACATGGGCGAGTTCGGCAGCTTCCTGCGCGACCGGTGGTCCGCCGAGCGGCCCGACGTGGCGCACGCGCACTTCTGGATGTCGGGCCTGGCCACGGAGCTGGCGGCGAGCGCGACCGGGACGCCGGTGGCCCAGACCTTTCACGCCCTCGGCGTGGTCAAGAAGCGCTACCAGGGCGCCAAAGACACCAGCCCGGCCGACCGGATCCGGCTGGAGCGCATCATCGGCAGGCAGGCCGGGCGCGTCATCGCGACCTGCTCGGACGAGGTCTTCGAGCTGTCCCGCCTCGGCGTGCCGCGGTCGCGGATCTCGATCGTCCCCTGCGGCGTCGACCTCGGCCGGTTCACCCCGGACGGCCCGGTCGCGCGCCGCCGCGAGAAGCACCGCCTGGTCACGGTCGGCCGGCTGGTGCCGCGCAAGGGCTTCGACATCGCGATCACCGCGCTGGCCCAGCTCCCGGAAACCGAGCTGGTCGTCGCCGGCGGTCCCGAGCGGGGCCGGCTGACCCAGGACCCGGAGGCGCGGCGGCTGCGTGAGCTCGCCGAGCGGCTCGGCGTCGGCGACCGCGTGCGCTGGCCGGGCCAGGTGTCCCGGGAGGACATGCCCGCGCTGCTGCGCTCGGCCGACGCGGTGGTCTGCACGCCGTGGTACGAGCCGTTCGGCATCGTCCCGCTGGAGGCGATGGCCTGCGGCGTCCCGGTGGTCGCGGCCGCGGTCGGCGGGCTGACCGACACGGTCGTCGACGGCGTCACCGGCCTGCTGGTCCGGCCGCACCAGCCGAAGGAGCTCGCCTCGCGGGTCCGGCGGCTGCTCGACGACCCGGCGCTCTGCCACGCGTACGGCACCGCGGGCCACGACCGGGCGGTCGCCCGCTACTCCTGGGACCGCGTGGCCGCCGACACGCTGCGCGCCTACCACAAGCTGGTCCCGGAAACCGCGATGACGGCCGAGGCCCGCTGA
- a CDS encoding glycosyltransferase family 2 protein: MARISVVIITCNRREQLRETLAHMTSLDEDAPISVVDNGSADGTADMVEREYPGVRLYRLAENLGAVARNVAVEDVTTPYVAFCDDDTTWQPGALTRAADLLDAYPGLGSVTGRCLVEPGLAEDPITPELRESPVPGPDWLPGPALLGIMAGLTAVRVSAFREVGGFSTRMWLGGEEELFALDLAARGWWMCWAEDVVIHHAPSKLRDPRHRRRLGIRNTLWTLLLRRPWPAVFRRGREVLRTAPPDAATAAALLDVVRGLPWVLRDRRVVPPHVEHGLRLLEEPQRNSKARRYVG, encoded by the coding sequence ATGGCGCGAATCTCGGTCGTGATCATCACCTGCAACCGGCGCGAGCAGCTGCGGGAAACCTTGGCGCACATGACGTCGCTCGACGAGGACGCGCCGATCTCCGTCGTGGACAACGGATCCGCCGACGGCACGGCCGACATGGTCGAGCGGGAGTACCCCGGCGTCCGGCTGTACCGGCTGGCGGAGAACCTCGGCGCGGTGGCGCGGAACGTGGCGGTCGAGGACGTGACGACACCGTACGTCGCGTTTTGCGACGACGACACGACGTGGCAGCCGGGCGCCCTGACCCGGGCCGCCGACCTGCTCGACGCCTACCCGGGGCTCGGCTCGGTGACCGGCCGCTGCCTGGTCGAGCCGGGCCTGGCCGAGGACCCGATCACGCCGGAGCTGCGCGAGTCGCCGGTGCCGGGCCCGGACTGGCTCCCCGGCCCGGCGCTGCTCGGCATCATGGCCGGGCTGACGGCGGTGCGGGTCAGCGCGTTCCGCGAGGTCGGCGGCTTCTCGACGCGGATGTGGCTGGGCGGCGAGGAGGAGCTGTTCGCCCTGGACCTCGCCGCGCGCGGCTGGTGGATGTGCTGGGCCGAGGACGTCGTGATCCACCACGCGCCGTCGAAGCTGCGGGACCCGCGCCACCGCCGTCGCCTCGGCATCCGCAACACGCTGTGGACCCTCCTGCTGCGCCGCCCGTGGCCGGCGGTGTTCCGCCGCGGCCGCGAGGTCCTGCGCACGGCCCCGCCGGACGCCGCGACGGCGGCCGCGCTCCTCGACGTCGTCCGCGGCCTGCCGTGGGTGCTCCGTGACCGCCGGGTGGTCCCGCCGCACGTCGAGCACGGCCTGCGCCTGCTGGAGGAGCCGCAGCGCAACTCGAAGGCCCGCCGCTACGTGGGCTGA
- a CDS encoding glycosyltransferase family 2 protein — protein MSARTTVVIATRNRARELARTLEQLSGLDPKPPVVVLDNASEDDTAAVTTRWPGVRLIRLPQNLGAAARTLGVIVAGTPYIAFSDDDSWWAPGALTEAERIFDEHPRTGLLAARTLVGPECRDDPVTPEMERSPLGHPDGAPGPLVLGFLACSAIVRRTAYLQVGGFSPLLHFGAEEQLLAYDLAARGWDVCYVERLRAHHHPSRSRPPSSWRRRAELRNRLLIAVLRRPPRVCRREVARTLVEAPGAVLGAVPRLPRALSSRRVLPDHVEHQARTLERTAEWRESRS, from the coding sequence GTGAGCGCGCGCACGACCGTCGTCATCGCCACCCGCAACCGTGCCCGCGAACTGGCGCGCACGCTGGAGCAGCTGTCCGGGCTGGACCCCAAACCGCCGGTTGTGGTGCTGGACAACGCTTCCGAAGACGACACCGCCGCCGTCACCACGCGGTGGCCCGGCGTGCGCCTGATCCGGCTGCCGCAGAACCTCGGCGCCGCGGCCCGCACGCTCGGCGTGATCGTCGCCGGCACGCCCTACATCGCCTTCAGCGACGACGACTCGTGGTGGGCGCCCGGCGCGCTGACCGAGGCGGAGCGCATCTTCGACGAGCACCCGCGCACCGGCTTGCTCGCCGCGCGCACCCTCGTCGGGCCGGAATGCCGGGACGACCCCGTGACGCCGGAAATGGAGCGCAGCCCGCTGGGGCATCCCGACGGCGCGCCCGGCCCGCTCGTGCTCGGCTTCCTCGCCTGCTCGGCGATCGTCCGGCGGACGGCGTACCTCCAGGTCGGCGGCTTCAGCCCGCTGCTGCACTTCGGGGCGGAGGAGCAGCTGCTCGCCTACGACCTGGCCGCGCGCGGCTGGGACGTCTGCTACGTGGAGCGGCTGCGCGCCCACCACCACCCGTCGCGGTCGCGGCCGCCGTCGTCGTGGCGCCGCCGCGCCGAGCTGCGCAACCGGCTGCTCATCGCCGTGCTGCGCCGGCCGCCGCGCGTCTGCCGCCGCGAGGTGGCGCGCACGCTGGTCGAGGCGCCCGGCGCCGTGCTCGGGGCGGTCCCCCGGCTGCCGCGGGCGCTGAGTTCCCGGCGGGTCCTGCCCGACCACGTCGAACACCAGGCCCGGACTCTGGAAAGGACCGCCGAATGGCGCGAATCTCGGTCGTGA
- a CDS encoding polysaccharide pyruvyl transferase family protein produces the protein MRVLLTGWASFLHGEATAGDVLSLRAAETALTEAGIGHEVAWSPGFRPGTLHLPDAPPEDYTHVVFVCGPLHGPQVRSLHDRYAACRRIAVGVSVPDPDDPAVTGFHRVLPRDDGATAERDLSLAAPVSPTPVLGVVLAPHQPEYGSAGRHGDVHKALTGWLAGLDCARVPLDTRLAHADWDHCATPDQLVAALSRMDAIVTTRLHGLVLGLKAGVPVLAADPVAGGGKVTAQAGALDWPVLAAEDAGDTALLDSRLKWCLSAPVRPPAHPASLAALVDELVGAR, from the coding sequence ATGCGAGTTCTGCTCACCGGATGGGCCAGTTTCCTGCACGGCGAAGCGACCGCGGGTGACGTCCTCAGCCTGCGCGCGGCCGAAACCGCGCTGACCGAAGCCGGGATCGGCCACGAAGTCGCGTGGAGCCCGGGTTTCCGGCCCGGCACCCTGCACCTGCCCGACGCGCCGCCCGAGGACTACACGCACGTGGTGTTCGTCTGCGGCCCGCTCCACGGGCCGCAGGTGCGTTCGCTGCACGACCGGTACGCCGCCTGCCGCCGCATCGCGGTCGGCGTGTCCGTGCCGGACCCGGACGACCCGGCGGTCACCGGGTTCCACCGGGTCTTGCCGCGCGACGACGGCGCGACCGCCGAACGCGACCTCTCGCTGGCGGCGCCGGTGTCGCCCACGCCGGTCCTCGGCGTGGTCCTGGCGCCGCACCAGCCGGAGTACGGCAGCGCGGGCCGGCACGGCGACGTCCACAAGGCACTGACCGGCTGGCTGGCCGGTCTCGACTGCGCCCGGGTGCCGCTGGACACCCGGCTGGCGCACGCGGACTGGGACCATTGCGCGACCCCCGACCAGCTGGTCGCCGCACTGTCCAGAATGGACGCGATCGTGACGACCCGGCTGCACGGGCTGGTGCTCGGGCTCAAGGCCGGGGTGCCGGTGCTGGCTGCCGACCCGGTGGCAGGCGGCGGCAAGGTGACCGCGCAGGCCGGGGCGCTGGACTGGCCGGTACTGGCCGCCGAGGACGCCGGGGACACCGCGTTGCTCGATTCCCGCCTGAAGTGGTGCCTGTCGGCGCCGGTCCGCCCGCCCGCGCACCCGGCGTCCCTGGCCGCGCTGGTCGACGAGCTGGTGGGGGCCCGGTGA
- a CDS encoding UDP-glucuronic acid decarboxylase family protein yields the protein MTNPGVTRRFERAVVTGGAGFVGAHLCELLLEEDIEVIAVDNLVTSSADTLDELRRHERFRFVRHDVTQPMPLSCRADVVFHLASAASPRDYLALPLETLRAGSLGTEHALDLARRDGARFVLASTSEVYGDPLEHPQRESYWGNVNPIGPRSVYDEAKRYAEALTSAYRREHGVDTAIARIFNTYGPGMRAHDGRMIPAFLDQALKGEPITVTGTGEQTRSICYVEDTVRGLLALARSDHPGPMNIGNPDELTVRRIAERIKEITGSDSPIEHVDAVVDDPKRRCPDISLARDVLGWEPKIDSGDGLRRTAAWFRRAPSR from the coding sequence ATGACGAATCCGGGAGTGACCAGGCGGTTCGAGCGTGCGGTGGTGACCGGGGGTGCCGGCTTCGTCGGCGCGCACCTGTGCGAGCTGCTGCTCGAAGAGGACATCGAAGTGATCGCCGTGGACAACCTCGTGACGTCCTCGGCGGACACCCTCGACGAGCTGCGCCGCCACGAGCGCTTCCGGTTCGTGCGCCACGACGTCACGCAGCCGATGCCGCTGAGCTGCCGGGCCGACGTCGTGTTCCACCTGGCTTCGGCCGCGTCGCCGCGCGACTACCTGGCCCTGCCGCTGGAAACCCTGCGTGCCGGTTCGCTCGGCACCGAGCACGCCCTCGACCTGGCCCGCCGCGACGGCGCCCGGTTCGTGCTGGCCTCCACCAGCGAGGTCTACGGCGACCCGCTCGAGCACCCGCAGCGGGAAAGCTACTGGGGCAACGTGAACCCGATCGGGCCGCGCAGTGTGTACGACGAGGCCAAGCGCTACGCCGAGGCCCTCACCTCGGCCTACCGCCGCGAACACGGCGTCGACACCGCCATCGCGCGGATCTTCAACACCTACGGCCCCGGCATGCGTGCCCACGACGGCCGGATGATCCCCGCGTTCCTCGACCAGGCCCTCAAGGGCGAGCCGATCACCGTCACCGGCACCGGCGAGCAGACACGGTCCATCTGCTACGTCGAGGACACCGTCCGTGGCCTGCTCGCGCTGGCGCGCTCGGACCACCCCGGCCCGATGAACATCGGCAACCCGGACGAGCTGACCGTGCGCCGGATCGCCGAGCGGATCAAGGAGATCACCGGGTCCGATTCGCCGATCGAGCACGTCGACGCGGTCGTCGACGACCCGAAGCGCCGCTGCCCCGACATCTCCCTCGCCCGGGACGTCCTGGGGTGGGAACCGAAGATCGACTCCGGCGACGGGCTCCGTCGCACAGCGGCGTGGTTCCGCCGGGCGCCGTCGCGCTGA
- a CDS encoding carbamoyltransferase family protein yields MRILGINAVFHDPAAALVVDGEIVAAAEEERFSRRKHGKQAVPFSTWEQPAQAAAWCLEKAGLSAKDLDAVGYSYDPALVEPGLAGHDPSGEELRTEFAKRAPLFLKSALPGLDPGIVKFVRHHVAHAASAALAAPFGDCAVLVADGRGESTSYLAGEYRDGRFKELAAQRLPHSLGLLYEDLTEHLGFARSSDEYKVMALASYGKPEYLDELCEHVHVTGDGGFHAHGVDLAALAPRREAGEELTRRHADLAASVQRVLEDILLELADWLHERTGQRDLAMAGGIALNCVANSRLHAEGPFDRIWVQPAAGDAGTALGAALQLAADAGERGAPMGDAGLGREWTDEELEAILRKAKLPYERPDDLAETVAEALAGDEVVAWFQGRAEFGPRALGHRSLLAHPGRKANLERLNDVKGREQFRPVAPMVRAGRAAEIFTRGPLPSPYMLFVHDVAEAWRDRIPAVTHVDGTARVQTVEDRENPVLARMLAGFERRTGLPVVINTSLNTAGRPMVDSPRDALECFGSAPIDLLALGPFVLRRPRPTRTGAASPEEKEVP; encoded by the coding sequence ATGCGCATACTCGGGATCAACGCCGTTTTCCACGACCCGGCCGCCGCGCTGGTCGTGGACGGGGAGATCGTCGCCGCGGCCGAAGAAGAACGCTTCAGCCGCCGCAAACACGGCAAGCAGGCCGTTCCGTTCTCGACGTGGGAACAGCCCGCGCAGGCCGCGGCCTGGTGCCTCGAGAAGGCGGGACTGTCCGCGAAGGACCTCGACGCCGTCGGGTACTCCTACGACCCGGCGCTGGTCGAACCCGGCCTGGCCGGCCACGACCCGAGCGGCGAGGAACTGCGGACCGAGTTCGCCAAGCGGGCGCCGCTGTTCCTGAAGTCCGCGCTGCCCGGGCTGGACCCGGGAATCGTCAAGTTCGTCCGGCACCACGTCGCGCACGCCGCGTCGGCCGCGCTCGCCGCGCCGTTCGGCGACTGCGCGGTGCTCGTGGCCGACGGGCGCGGCGAGAGCACGTCCTATCTGGCCGGTGAGTACCGCGACGGCCGGTTCAAGGAACTGGCGGCGCAGCGGCTCCCCCACTCGCTGGGCCTGCTCTACGAAGACCTGACCGAGCACCTCGGCTTCGCCCGCTCCAGCGACGAGTACAAGGTCATGGCCCTGGCCTCCTACGGCAAGCCCGAGTACCTCGACGAACTGTGCGAGCACGTGCACGTCACCGGTGACGGCGGGTTCCACGCCCACGGCGTCGACCTGGCCGCGCTCGCCCCGCGCCGCGAAGCCGGCGAAGAACTGACCCGGCGGCACGCCGACCTCGCGGCGAGCGTCCAGCGGGTCCTCGAAGACATCCTGCTGGAGCTGGCCGACTGGCTGCACGAGCGCACCGGCCAGCGCGACCTGGCGATGGCGGGCGGGATCGCGCTCAACTGCGTCGCCAACAGCCGCCTGCACGCCGAGGGCCCCTTCGACCGGATCTGGGTGCAGCCCGCCGCGGGCGACGCGGGCACGGCGCTCGGCGCGGCCCTGCAGCTCGCGGCCGACGCCGGCGAGCGCGGCGCGCCGATGGGCGACGCCGGCCTGGGTCGCGAATGGACCGACGAAGAGCTGGAAGCCATTCTCCGCAAGGCGAAACTGCCCTACGAACGTCCGGACGACCTCGCCGAGACCGTGGCCGAAGCGCTGGCCGGCGACGAGGTCGTCGCGTGGTTCCAGGGCCGCGCCGAGTTCGGGCCGCGGGCGCTGGGGCACCGGTCGCTGCTGGCCCACCCGGGCCGCAAGGCCAACCTGGAACGGCTCAACGACGTCAAGGGCCGCGAGCAGTTCCGGCCGGTCGCACCGATGGTGCGGGCCGGACGGGCGGCCGAGATCTTCACCCGGGGGCCGCTGCCCAGCCCGTACATGCTCTTCGTCCACGACGTCGCCGAAGCCTGGCGGGACCGCATCCCGGCCGTCACGCACGTCGACGGCACGGCCCGGGTCCAGACCGTCGAAGACCGCGAAAACCCCGTGCTGGCGCGGATGCTGGCCGGGTTCGAGCGGCGCACCGGCCTGCCGGTCGTGATCAACACCAGCCTCAACACCGCGGGCCGCCCGATGGTCGACTCGCCCCGCGACGCGCTCGAATGCTTCGGCTCCGCGCCGATCGACCTGCTCGCGCTGGGGCCGTTCGTGCTCCGGCGGCCCCGTCCGACACGAACCGGCGCGGCGTCGCCGGAGGAGAAGGAGGTGCCGTGA
- a CDS encoding D-sedoheptulose-7-phosphate isomerase — MEDHLAALAEAARRTRESAPKITAWGRHLAGVFEAGGKLLACGNGGSAAEAQHLTGELVGRFRHERRPLPAIALHADTSATTAIVNDYGDHEVFARQVHAHGRPGDVLVCLSTSGGSQNVVAAAKAAHELGVTTWALTGPAPNPLAALCDDAVTVEAPTVATVQEMHLALVHGLCAALDDALGVTA, encoded by the coding sequence ATGGAAGACCATCTCGCCGCTCTGGCCGAAGCCGCCCGGCGGACCCGCGAATCCGCGCCCAAGATAACCGCGTGGGGACGGCATCTCGCCGGCGTGTTCGAAGCCGGCGGCAAGCTGCTCGCCTGCGGCAACGGCGGCAGCGCGGCCGAGGCCCAGCACCTGACCGGCGAGCTCGTCGGCCGGTTCCGCCACGAACGCCGTCCGCTCCCGGCGATCGCGCTGCACGCGGACACCTCGGCGACCACGGCCATCGTGAACGACTACGGCGACCACGAGGTCTTCGCCCGCCAGGTGCACGCGCACGGGCGGCCGGGTGACGTCCTGGTCTGCCTGTCCACCAGCGGCGGCAGCCAGAACGTCGTCGCCGCCGCGAAGGCCGCGCACGAGCTCGGGGTCACGACGTGGGCGCTCACCGGGCCCGCGCCGAACCCGCTCGCCGCGCTGTGCGACGACGCCGTGACGGTGGAGGCGCCGACCGTCGCGACCGTGCAGGAGATGCACCTGGCGCTGGTGCACGGCCTGTGCGCGGCGCTGGACGACGCGCTCGGGGTGACCGCGTGA
- a CDS encoding PfkB family carbohydrate kinase has translation MKPLVVLGDTLLDVDAEGTAERLCPEAPVPVVDLTARRRRPGGAGLAALLAARSATEVVLVTPLGDDEGGHALTGLLEPDVTVLPLPLRGTTVCKTRVRASGQSLVRLDSGDGTATAEPLPSRVRAVVEDAGAILVADYGRGLTRNPDVRALLRELAERVPVVWDPHPRGAQPVPGTCLATPNLAEARAVLAGHDEPAELAKLLRGHWHADAVAVTVGARGAVLADGLGETTVPVPAAARAPGYTAPDTCGAGDRFAAAATAALLGGADAGEAVTTAVEAAARFVAAGGATALSTDDGPVPDRQPATDAFGLADRVRETGGRLIATGGCFDLLHPGHVSLLRQARALGDALVVCLNSDASVRALKGPGRPLVRDRDRARLLTALSFVDAVAVFDEPSPTAVLERLRPHVWVKGGDYAQADLPEREVVERHGGEVVLVPTVPGYSTSRLVAAAASA, from the coding sequence GTGAAGCCGCTGGTCGTCCTCGGCGACACGCTGCTCGACGTCGACGCCGAAGGCACCGCGGAGCGGTTGTGCCCGGAGGCGCCGGTGCCGGTGGTGGACCTGACCGCCCGGCGCCGCCGCCCGGGCGGGGCCGGGCTGGCCGCGCTGCTGGCGGCGCGGTCGGCCACCGAGGTCGTGCTGGTCACGCCGCTGGGCGACGACGAAGGCGGCCACGCGCTCACCGGGCTGCTCGAACCGGACGTCACCGTGCTGCCGCTGCCCCTGCGCGGCACGACGGTGTGCAAGACCCGCGTCCGCGCGAGCGGGCAGTCCCTGGTGCGCCTGGATTCCGGCGACGGCACGGCCACCGCCGAGCCGCTGCCGTCCCGCGTGCGCGCGGTCGTCGAAGACGCCGGCGCCATCCTCGTCGCCGACTACGGCCGGGGCCTGACGCGCAATCCGGACGTCCGGGCGCTGCTGCGGGAACTCGCCGAGCGCGTCCCGGTGGTCTGGGACCCGCACCCCCGCGGGGCCCAGCCGGTCCCGGGCACCTGCCTGGCCACCCCGAACCTCGCCGAGGCACGCGCGGTGCTCGCCGGGCACGACGAGCCGGCCGAGCTCGCGAAGCTGCTGCGCGGGCACTGGCACGCCGACGCGGTCGCCGTCACCGTGGGCGCGCGGGGTGCCGTCCTCGCCGACGGCCTCGGCGAAACCACCGTGCCGGTTCCGGCGGCGGCCCGGGCACCGGGGTACACCGCGCCGGACACCTGCGGCGCGGGCGACCGGTTCGCCGCGGCCGCCACCGCGGCCCTGCTCGGCGGCGCGGACGCCGGCGAGGCCGTCACGACGGCGGTCGAAGCGGCCGCCCGGTTCGTCGCGGCCGGTGGCGCGACCGCGCTGTCCACCGACGACGGCCCGGTCCCCGACCGGCAGCCGGCCACCGACGCCTTCGGCCTCGCCGACCGCGTCCGGGAGACCGGTGGCCGCCTGATCGCCACCGGCGGCTGCTTCGACCTGCTCCACCCGGGACACGTCAGCCTGCTCCGGCAGGCCCGCGCGCTCGGCGACGCCCTGGTCGTCTGCCTCAACTCCGACGCGTCGGTGCGCGCCCTCAAGGGCCCGGGCCGGCCGCTCGTGCGGGACCGCGACCGCGCGCGGCTGCTGACCGCGCTGTCCTTCGTGGACGCCGTCGCCGTGTTCGACGAACCGTCGCCCACCGCCGTGCTGGAGCGGCTGCGCCCGCACGTGTGGGTCAAGGGCGGCGACTACGCGCAGGCGGACCTGCCCGAACGCGAGGTCGTCGAACGGCACGGCGGCGAGGTCGTGCTCGTCCCGACCGTCCCCGGCTACTCGACGTCGCGGCTGGTCGCCGCGGCGGCCAGTGCCTGA
- a CDS encoding SDR family oxidoreductase: MRPLGNVLITGGASGLGAATVDAVRKAGGTPYVLDRVRPEDPAEYVEADLTDTAATEAAVRELAERAGGLDGVFTAAGTDACGPLGEVSTEDWERVVKVNLLGTAAVVRAALPYLERSHGTVVTVASTLGIKAVSDATAYCASKFGVVGFTRALAAELAGRVGVTLLIPGGMWTHFFDGRTDQYKPPPDAKLNQPENVAETVVFALRQPPGSEVRELVVCASEEGSWP, from the coding sequence ATGCGACCCCTCGGCAACGTCCTGATCACCGGTGGCGCGTCCGGCCTCGGCGCCGCCACCGTCGACGCCGTCCGCAAGGCGGGCGGCACCCCCTACGTCCTCGACCGCGTCCGGCCCGAGGACCCGGCCGAGTACGTCGAGGCCGACCTGACCGACACCGCGGCCACCGAGGCCGCGGTCCGCGAGCTGGCCGAGCGCGCGGGCGGCCTCGACGGCGTCTTCACCGCCGCGGGCACCGACGCCTGCGGCCCGCTCGGCGAAGTGTCCACCGAGGACTGGGAACGGGTCGTCAAGGTCAACCTGCTCGGCACGGCCGCGGTCGTCCGCGCCGCGCTCCCCTACCTGGAGCGCTCGCACGGCACGGTCGTCACGGTGGCCTCCACGCTGGGCATCAAGGCGGTCAGCGACGCGACCGCGTACTGCGCCTCGAAGTTCGGCGTCGTCGGCTTCACCCGCGCGCTGGCCGCGGAGCTGGCCGGCCGCGTCGGCGTCACGCTGCTCATCCCGGGCGGCATGTGGACGCACTTCTTCGACGGCCGCACCGACCAGTACAAGCCGCCGCCGGACGCCAAGCTGAACCAGCCGGAGAACGTCGCGGAGACCGTCGTCTTCGCGCTCCGGCAGCCGCCCGGCTCGGAAGTCCGCGAACTGGTCGTGTGCGCTTCCGAGGAGGGGTCGTGGCCGTGA
- a CDS encoding glycosyltransferase family 9 protein produces MAVSAAVLVLRALGLGDLLTAVPALRALRAAYPDDRLVLAAPEGLRDLVELIDAVDELLPTAGLGDLSWPGPPPRLAVNLHGSGPESIHDLLATDPAELLTHRHPDFPDVPGLEWRDDVHEVDRWCRLVEYAHLEADRSALHLPAPPGPSPAPDAVVVHPGAAFPARRWPPERFAAVVAALTAAGHRVVLTGSAAERDLALGVADRAGLGEDAVLAGRTDLAELAALVAGAALVVCGDTGVGHLATAFGTPSVLLFGPTPPRLWGPPPSARQHVVLWAGNVGDPHGEEPDGGLLLLGEERVLAATRSALEARVPHG; encoded by the coding sequence GTGGCCGTGAGCGCCGCGGTCCTCGTGCTGCGCGCGCTCGGGCTCGGCGACCTGCTGACCGCGGTTCCGGCGCTGCGGGCGCTGCGCGCGGCCTACCCGGACGACCGGCTGGTGCTGGCCGCGCCGGAGGGCCTGCGCGACCTGGTCGAGCTGATCGACGCCGTCGACGAGCTGCTGCCGACGGCCGGGCTCGGCGACCTGTCGTGGCCGGGGCCGCCGCCGCGGCTCGCGGTGAACCTGCACGGCAGCGGCCCGGAAAGCATCCACGATCTGCTGGCCACCGACCCCGCCGAGCTGCTGACCCACCGCCACCCCGACTTCCCGGACGTGCCCGGCCTCGAGTGGCGCGACGACGTCCACGAGGTCGACCGCTGGTGCCGGCTCGTCGAATACGCCCACCTGGAGGCGGACCGCTCGGCGCTGCACCTGCCCGCGCCGCCCGGCCCGAGCCCGGCGCCGGACGCCGTCGTGGTGCACCCGGGTGCGGCCTTCCCGGCGCGGCGCTGGCCGCCCGAGCGGTTCGCCGCGGTGGTCGCCGCGCTGACGGCCGCCGGGCACCGCGTGGTGCTCACCGGCAGTGCCGCCGAACGCGACCTGGCGCTCGGCGTCGCCGACCGGGCCGGGCTCGGCGAAGACGCGGTGCTCGCCGGCCGCACGGACCTGGCGGAGCTGGCCGCGCTGGTGGCCGGGGCGGCGCTCGTCGTCTGCGGCGACACCGGCGTCGGGCACCTGGCGACCGCGTTCGGCACGCCGTCGGTGCTGTTGTTCGGCCCGACGCCGCCGCGGCTGTGGGGCCCGCCGCCGTCCGCGCGGCAGCACGTCGTGCTGTGGGCCGGCAACGTCGGCGACCCGCACGGCGAAGAACCCGACGGCGGGCTGCTGCTGCTCGGCGAAGAACGCGTCCTGGCGGCCACCCGCTCGGCGCTGGAAGCGAGGGTGCCGCATGGCTGA